Genomic window (Acidobacteriota bacterium):
TTTATAACTCCCGCTTCTTTGATGCCTCTGTGATTTTTTATTCGCCCGCCAAAATTTTTCCGTAAACCGCCGCATCGACATTGCCGCCGCTTACCACACAACACACCGATTGACCGGCAAAACGTGAGGGGTCAGTCAGCACCGCCGCAACGCTCAATGCGCCAGTCGGTTCAACCTTGAGATTGGCATAGGTGAAAAGCAGACGCAGGGCTTCTTTAATCTTTTCTTCGGGAACTTCGACAATCGCTGCGATGCCATTTTGCAAAATCGCCCAGTTGTGCTTGCCGATACTCAAGGTGCGCGTGCCGTCGGCAATGGTTTGTGGTTCCTGCTCGTTGGTAACGATATAACCTTCGCGTAGTGACCGCGCCGCGTCATTTGCGATTAACGGTTCTGCGCCGATGACTTTGGTTGGTGAACCGGATTCGCGAAAGCCATTAATCAATCCTGATGTCAGTCCGCCGCCGCCAACCGGCGCGATGACGAAATCAAAAGCGCGAGGCATTGCCGCCAGTTCACGCGCCAGGCTCGAATTGCCTTCAATGACCAGCGGGTCATCATAGGCGCTGGCGATATAAGCATCCGGGTATTCATTCGCCAGCTCTTCGATACGCACTGCCCGACTTTTGACGCGCACATTGACTAAATCGACCGTGCCGCCAAATTCGCGCACTGCATCAATCTTCACCTGGGCAGAGGTTTCGGGCATCACCACGATGCAGGATTTGCCGAGCAATTTGCAGGCATATGCCATTGCCTGTCCGAAATTGCCGGACGATGCAGTGATGATGCGTTGTTGTGCGATTTTGGCGACGAGGTTATAAGCGGCGCGGAATTTGAAACTGCCGGTGAATTGAAAGGTCTCGCTGGCGATGGTGAGCTTGACGCCTAAA
Coding sequences:
- a CDS encoding threonine/serine dehydratase; this encodes MSQVVNAPKPLAEVVRPTTIIEAPRLAKRLGVKLTIASETFQFTGSFKFRAAYNLVAKIAQQRIITASSGNFGQAMAYACKLLGKSCIVVMPETSAQVKIDAVREFGGTVDLVNVRVKSRAVRIEELANEYPDAYIASAYDDPLVIEGNSSLARELAAMPRAFDFVIAPVGGGGLTSGLINGFRESGSPTKVIGAEPLIANDAARSLREGYIVTNEQEPQTIADGTRTLSIGKHNWAILQNGIAAIVEVPEEKIKEALRLLFTYANLKVEPTGALSVAAVLTDPSRFAGQSVCCVVSGGNVDAAVYGKILAGE